The following proteins are co-located in the Massilia litorea genome:
- a CDS encoding SixA phosphatase family protein, giving the protein MPLFARLSGVFALALALLAPCAASAEPSMIYLVRHGEKALEGKDPELSPQGRLRAQNIATMLGKTGIAHIFSTATRRTRQTAQPLAQASGVQVQEYDPRTPRALVEKVKALSGPVLVVGHSNTLSELVRLFGGQPGLEIADNEYDRLYQLIPGAGGSVATVLFTSPPATGPAP; this is encoded by the coding sequence ATGCCCCTGTTCGCGCGCCTGTCCGGCGTTTTCGCTCTTGCCCTTGCCCTGCTGGCGCCCTGTGCCGCCAGCGCGGAGCCGTCGATGATTTACCTGGTACGCCATGGCGAAAAGGCGCTCGAGGGCAAGGACCCGGAACTGTCACCGCAGGGCCGCCTGCGCGCGCAGAACATCGCGACGATGCTGGGTAAAACCGGCATCGCGCACATCTTCAGTACAGCAACCCGCCGCACCCGCCAGACCGCGCAGCCGCTGGCGCAGGCGAGCGGCGTGCAAGTGCAGGAATACGATCCGCGCACGCCCAGGGCGCTGGTCGAGAAGGTCAAGGCATTGAGCGGCCCGGTGCTCGTCGTCGGCCACTCGAACACCCTGTCGGAACTGGTACGCCTGTTCGGCGGGCAGCCGGGGCTGGAGATCGCCGACAACGAATACGACCGCCTGTACCAGCTCATTCCCGGCGCCGGCGGCAGCGTGGCGACCGTGCTGTTCACGTCCCCGCCGGCGACCGGTCCCGCGCCCTGA
- a CDS encoding GNAT family N-acetyltransferase translates to MIVLQTERLRVRHMVPEDAAFMLGLLNDPAWHRYIGDRGIRTLEGARDYILTGPMAMVARLGFGFDIVERAEDGCPIGVCGLAKRDFLDDVDIGYAFLPQYGGQGYAIEAARAVLAHAKRLGLKRIVATVRPDNSASIRVLEKLGLRFERMIQAPDTRRELQLFAMDLA, encoded by the coding sequence ATGATTGTCCTGCAAACCGAACGGCTACGGGTGCGCCATATGGTGCCGGAGGACGCCGCCTTCATGCTCGGCCTGCTCAACGACCCCGCATGGCACCGCTACATCGGTGACCGCGGCATCCGCACGCTCGAGGGCGCGCGCGATTACATCCTCACCGGTCCAATGGCGATGGTGGCGCGCCTCGGCTTCGGCTTCGATATCGTCGAGCGCGCGGAAGACGGCTGCCCGATCGGCGTCTGCGGCCTGGCCAAGCGCGATTTTCTCGACGATGTCGATATCGGCTATGCCTTCCTGCCGCAGTACGGCGGCCAGGGTTACGCCATCGAGGCGGCCAGGGCCGTGCTGGCGCATGCGAAACGACTGGGATTGAAGCGCATCGTTGCCACCGTCCGTCCCGACAACAGCGCCTCCATTCGCGTGCTCGAAAAACTCGGCCTGCGCTTCGAGCGCATGATCCAGGCGCCGGATACCAGGCGCGAACTGCAGTTGTTCGCCATGGACCTCGCCTGA
- the ttcA gene encoding tRNA 2-thiocytidine(32) synthetase TtcA — MSAVLNDVSPEGADAKKLEKIAHENNKLHKRLCRLVGQAIGDFNMIEDGDKVMVCLSGGKDSYALLDILMTLRERAPIHFDIVAVNLDQKQPNFPAEVLPAYLDKLGVAYHIENQDTYSIVKRLIPEGKTTCSLCSRLRRGILYRVADELGCNKIALGHHRDDILETFFLNMFFGGKLKGMPAKLVSDDGKHMVIRPLAYVKEADTERYAEVKNFPIIPCDLCGSQENLQRKQIKAMLRGWEKTHPGRVDNIFSSLSTVVPSHLQDRNLFGFMDLKTDGVPNPLGDIAFDEEPCSTPVANTISLTQL; from the coding sequence ATGAGTGCCGTATTGAATGACGTGTCCCCGGAAGGCGCGGACGCGAAGAAACTGGAAAAGATCGCCCACGAGAACAACAAGCTCCATAAACGCCTGTGCCGCCTGGTCGGCCAGGCGATCGGCGATTTCAACATGATCGAAGACGGCGACAAGGTGATGGTCTGCCTGTCCGGCGGCAAGGACAGCTATGCCCTGCTCGACATCCTGATGACGCTGCGCGAGCGCGCGCCGATCCATTTCGATATCGTCGCCGTGAACCTCGACCAGAAGCAGCCGAATTTCCCGGCCGAGGTGCTGCCGGCCTACCTGGATAAACTCGGCGTGGCCTACCACATCGAAAACCAGGACACGTATTCCATCGTCAAGCGCCTGATCCCGGAAGGCAAAACGACCTGCTCGCTGTGCTCGCGCCTGCGCCGCGGCATCCTGTACCGCGTCGCCGACGAACTGGGCTGCAACAAGATCGCCCTCGGCCACCACCGCGACGACATCCTGGAAACCTTCTTCCTGAACATGTTCTTCGGCGGGAAGCTGAAAGGCATGCCGGCCAAGCTGGTGTCGGACGACGGCAAGCACATGGTGATCCGTCCGCTGGCCTACGTCAAAGAAGCGGACACGGAGCGCTACGCGGAAGTGAAAAACTTCCCGATCATTCCGTGCGACCTGTGCGGCTCGCAGGAAAACCTGCAGCGGAAGCAGATCAAGGCCATGCTGCGCGGCTGGGAAAAGACGCATCCGGGGCGTGTCGACAATATCTTCTCGTCGCTCTCGACCGTGGTGCCCTCGCACCTGCAGGACCGGAATCTGTTCGGTTTCATGGACCTGAAAACGGATGGCGTGCCCAATCCGCTGGGCGATATCGCCTTCGACGAAGAGCCGTGCTCGACGCCGGTGGCGAACACGATTTCGCTGACGCAGCTGTAA
- a CDS encoding dihydroneopterin aldolase — protein MLSALTHPSLRDCRRLFLRNYEVMINIGVHDFEKKGEQRVLINVDLYIPLAESTPTADQLDEVVDYDFMRETIAQRMAQGHVHLQETLCDDVVRAMLAHPRVRAARVSTMKPDVYPDCEGVGVEVFQIKEEA, from the coding sequence ATGCTGTCCGCCCTCACCCACCCGAGCTTGCGCGATTGCCGCCGGCTGTTCCTGCGCAACTACGAAGTGATGATCAACATCGGCGTACACGACTTCGAAAAGAAGGGAGAACAGCGCGTCCTGATCAATGTCGACCTGTACATCCCGCTGGCCGAATCGACCCCGACGGCCGACCAGCTCGATGAAGTCGTCGACTACGATTTCATGCGCGAGACCATTGCCCAGCGCATGGCCCAAGGCCACGTTCACCTGCAGGAAACCCTGTGCGACGACGTCGTGCGCGCCATGCTGGCCCACCCGCGCGTGCGCGCCGCGCGCGTCTCGACGATGAAGCCGGACGTGTATCCCGACTGCGAAGGCGTCGGCGTGGAAGTGTTTCAGATTAAGGAAGAAGCATGA
- a CDS encoding SDR family oxidoreductase encodes MTHITPSAGDQTKVALVTGAGRRLGRAIALGLAAAGWDIAVHYRHSEREAKETADAIQGLGRRAALLPADLSDEAAVRALPGRAAEALGRVTCVVNNASLFEYDSATTFSPSLLAAHMNTNLAAPLLLAQALHAATPENSQAVVINLLDQKLYNLNPDFLSYTLSKAALDAATTMLAQALAPQVRIVGVAPGITMVSGDQSEEGFSKAHTVTPLGRSSTPQDIADAVVYAASARALTGTTLVVDGGQHLVPLARDVMFLTN; translated from the coding sequence ATGACGCACATCACGCCAAGCGCCGGGGACCAGACCAAGGTCGCGCTCGTCACCGGAGCCGGACGCCGCCTCGGCCGCGCGATCGCGCTCGGTCTGGCCGCCGCCGGCTGGGACATCGCCGTCCACTACCGCCACTCGGAACGCGAAGCGAAGGAAACGGCAGACGCGATTCAAGGGCTCGGCCGGCGCGCCGCCCTGCTCCCGGCCGATTTGAGCGATGAGGCGGCAGTACGCGCCCTGCCGGGCCGCGCCGCCGAAGCACTGGGACGGGTAACCTGTGTGGTCAACAATGCTTCGTTGTTCGAATACGACAGCGCCACCACGTTTTCTCCTAGCTTGCTCGCCGCGCATATGAATACGAACCTGGCCGCGCCCCTGCTGCTGGCGCAGGCTTTACATGCGGCGACGCCGGAAAACAGCCAGGCGGTCGTCATCAACCTGCTCGACCAGAAACTGTACAATTTGAACCCGGATTTTTTGTCGTACACGCTGTCGAAAGCGGCGCTCGACGCCGCCACCACCATGCTGGCCCAGGCGCTGGCGCCCCAGGTACGCATCGTCGGCGTCGCGCCCGGCATCACGATGGTGTCGGGCGACCAGAGCGAAGAAGGTTTCAGCAAGGCGCACACCGTCACGCCGCTGGGACGCTCTTCGACCCCCCAGGACATTGCCGACGCCGTCGTCTATGCGGCATCGGCACGCGCGCTCACCGGCACCACCTTGGTGGTCGACGGCGGCCAGCACCTGGTGCCGCTGGCGCGCGATGTGATGTTTCTTACGAATTGA
- a CDS encoding class I SAM-dependent methyltransferase: MSLPLPDSDALAASHALQQEIATAIQQAGGAIPFSRFMELALYAPRLGYYSGGAAKLGASGDFTTAPEISPLFGAALARAAAAIIAQSAPNIIEFGAGTGKLARDVLTALADEGVKVERYTIIELSGELRARQQAELKDFPQVEWRDGFPASFSGVVLANEVLDAMPVELVLNTPEGWRRQMVTIEDGRFTYVQAELDADLAAQLARQIPDADSLPEGYLTELHPVACGFMGSLASMFEGGKGAAILLDYGFPAHEYYVDQRSGGTLMCHYRHHSHPDPFYLPGLQDITSHVEFTAMALAAQDAGLPVLGYMNQAGFLLGCGIGDLLMRTDPNDVVRYLPQSKAVHKLVAPSEMGELFKVLIVGHEVELPDAIAQADRSRRL, translated from the coding sequence ATGTCCCTGCCCCTTCCCGACAGCGACGCGCTGGCCGCGTCCCATGCCCTGCAACAGGAAATTGCCACCGCCATTCAACAGGCGGGCGGCGCCATTCCCTTCTCTCGTTTCATGGAGCTGGCGCTGTATGCGCCCCGGCTCGGCTACTACAGCGGCGGCGCGGCCAAGCTGGGGGCGAGCGGCGATTTTACGACCGCGCCCGAGATCTCGCCCCTGTTCGGGGCGGCGCTGGCACGCGCGGCAGCCGCTATTATCGCCCAAAGCGCGCCCAACATCATCGAATTCGGCGCCGGCACCGGCAAGCTGGCGCGCGACGTGCTGACCGCCCTCGCCGACGAAGGCGTGAAGGTGGAGCGCTACACCATCATCGAACTGTCCGGAGAACTGCGCGCCCGCCAGCAGGCGGAGTTAAAAGATTTTCCGCAGGTCGAGTGGCGCGACGGCTTTCCCGCGTCCTTCAGCGGCGTGGTGCTGGCCAACGAAGTGCTCGACGCCATGCCGGTCGAGCTGGTGCTGAACACTCCCGAAGGCTGGCGCCGCCAGATGGTGACGATCGAGGACGGCCGTTTTACGTATGTCCAGGCCGAACTCGACGCGGACCTGGCGGCCCAGCTGGCGCGCCAGATCCCGGACGCGGATTCGCTGCCCGAGGGGTATCTGACCGAACTGCACCCGGTCGCCTGCGGCTTCATGGGTTCGCTGGCGAGCATGTTCGAGGGCGGCAAGGGTGCGGCCATTTTGCTCGATTACGGCTTCCCGGCCCACGAATACTATGTCGACCAGCGCAGCGGCGGCACATTGATGTGCCATTACCGCCACCATTCGCACCCGGATCCCTTTTATTTGCCGGGGCTGCAGGACATCACCTCCCACGTCGAGTTTACCGCGATGGCGCTGGCGGCCCAGGACGCTGGATTGCCGGTGCTGGGCTATATGAACCAGGCCGGCTTCCTGCTCGGTTGCGGCATCGGTGACCTGCTGATGCGTACGGATCCCAACGATGTCGTGCGTTATTTGCCACAGTCGAAAGCGGTTCATAAGCTGGTGGCGCCGAGCGAAATGGGCGAGTTGTTCAAGGTACTGATCGTCGGCCACGAGGTGGAGCTGCCCGACGCGATCGCACAAGCGGATCGCAGCCGCCGTTTGTAG